Within Trueperaceae bacterium, the genomic segment GGCCGTCGCGAAGGGCCTCGGAAGCGACGTCCCGTTCTTCGCGGCGGGGGTCGCCGCGGCGCGCGGGCGGGGGCGCGGCGAACGCCTCCGCCCGACCGACCTTCCGCCCCGCTGGGGCGTCCTGCTGCGCCCGCCGGTGGCGGTGTCGGCCGGGGAGGCCTACCGGGCGCTCGGGGGGTTCGGGCCCCCCATCGCCTGGGACGCCGTCCTCGAGGCGTGGGCGGCGGGCGGGACGCCGCGCTGGCGCAACGACCTCCAGCCGGGCGTCGGGACGCGGCACGCCCCCGTGCGGGCGGCGCTCGCCGCCCTCCGGAACGCGGAGCTCGGCGCCCCGATCCTGTCGGGGTCGGGCGCCACCTGCTTCGCGCTCGCGCCCGACGAGGCCGCGGCCCACCGTGCGGCGGACCACCTCGCGGGCGAGCACCCGGACGCCTGGGTGCGGGCCGTGCGGGTCCCCGCGCCGGACGCGCTCCGCGCGCCGACCCTCACGACGCCCTAGAGGATGTGTTCCTTGCCGGGGTTCGGAACCGGCTCGAGCGACGCGGGGTTCGTGCATCCACGCGCGTCCTGCCGCACGCGGGCCGCCGCCCACGCGCCGGCCTGCACGACGATCCGTCGAACGTGCGGGTCGTGGTACGTCGGGTAGGTCTCGTGCCCCGGACGGACGTACACGACGCGGCCGAGGCCCCGCCGCCACGTCGCGACGCTGCGGAAGACCTCGCCGCCCTGGAACCAACTCAGCATCAACAGTTCGTCCGGCTCGGGCACGTCGAACCGCTCGCCGTACATCTCCTCCTGCGCCAACTCCACGTACTCCGGGATGCCCTCGAGGATCGGGTGGTCGGGACGGAGATTCCACAGGCGTTCCTTCTCGTCCGCCTCCCGCCAGCGCAGCGTGCCGTGCGTGCCCAACACCCGCTGGAACACCTTCGACATGTGGCCCGAATGCAGCACGACCAAGCCCATGCCGGACAGCACCGCCTCGTGCACGAGGCGCGCCGCGTCGTCCGACACCTCCGCGTGCGCCTTGTGGCCCCACCAGAGCAGGACGTCGGTGTCCGCCAGGCGCGCCTCGCTCAGGCCGTGATCCGGCTCGCGCAGCGTCGCGGTCTCCACCGCGAAGCCGCCGCGCGCCTCGAACGCTTCGGCGAGGGCGCCGTGGATGCCGTTCGGGTACAGCGCCGCGACGCCGTCGTTCTCGATCTCGTGCAGGTACTCGTTCCAGATCAGGACGCGGGTGGGGGAGGAGTCGCTCATGCCTCCATCGTACCCGCGCCGCCGCGGTGGGGCGGGCCGGACCGCGGGTCGCGGCCCGGCCCGCCGCCGCTCAGGTCGGTTCGTCGGTCGTGGCGCCCTCCGCGGCGCTCCCCACCTGCCGCGCGTACTTCGCCATGACGCCGCGCACGTACCGCGGCGCGGGCGGCGTCCACGCCGCCCGGCGCGCGGCGAGCGTGGCGTCGTCGAGGTCGACGGAGAGGGTGTTCGTGTCCGCGTCGATCGTCACGAGGTCGCCCTCCTGCAGCAACCCGATCGTGCCCCCGACCGCCGCTTCCGGCGCGACGTGCCCGACGACGAGGCCGTACGTCCCGCCCGAGAAGCGCCCGTCGGTCACGAGCCCCACCGCGTCCCCCAAGCCCCGACCGATGATGGCGCTGGTCGGCGACAACATCTCGCGCATGCCGGGACCACCGCGTGGGCCCTCGTTGCGGATCACGACGACGTCGCCCTCCCGGATCGCGTCCTCCAGGATCGCCGCCATCGCCGCCTCCTCGGATTCGTAGACGCGGGCGGGACCGGTGATGCGGGTGGTCTTCAGGCCGCTGGTCTTCGCGACGGCGCCCTCCTCGGCGAGGTTGCCCTTGAGGATCGCGAGGTGCCCGTGGGGGTACTTCGGTGACGCGAGCGGCCGGACGACGTCCTGGCCCTCCGGCGGGGTGGCGGGGACGTCCGCGAGGGTCTCCGCGATGGTCCGCCCCGTGACCGTCGGCAGGTCGCCGTGCAGGAGGCCCGCCTCGAGCAGCATCTTCATCACGAGCGGGATCCCCCCGACCCGGTGCAGGTCCACCGTGACGTAGCGGCCCGACGGCTTGAGGTCCGCGAAGTGGGGCGTGGTGCGGCGCAACCGCTCGAAATCGTCGATGTCGAGCTCGACCTCCGCCGCCCGGGCGGCGGCGAGGAGGTGCAGCACCGCGTTCGTGCTGCCCCCGACCGCCATCAACACCCGAATCGCGTTCTCGAACGCTTCGCGCGTCATCATCCGGCGGGCGTTGCGGCCCTCGCGGACCGCCTCGACCAGCACCTCGCCGCTCTCCGCCGCGCTGCGCGCCTTCTCCGGGTGCTCCGCCGCCATCGTCGAGGAGTACGGCAACGCCAACCCCATCGCCTCGAAGACGCTCGACATGCTGTTCGCGGTGTACATCCCGCCGCAACTGCCGTTCCCGGGGCAGGCGTGCGTCTCGACCGCCTTCAGGGTCTCGAGCGGAATGCGGCCGGCGGCGTGCTGCCCGACCGCCTCGAAGACGCTGACGATCGTGAGGTCCTCGCCGTCCAGGTGCCCCGGCTCGATGGTGCCGCCGTAGACGAACACCGCGGGGAGGTCGAGGCGCGCCATGGCGATCAACGCCCCCGGCATGTTCTTGTCGCACCCGCCGACCGCCAGGATGCCGTCCAGCGACTGGCCGAGGCAGACGGTTTCGATGCTGTCGGCGATCACCTCGCGCGACATGAGGCTGGCCTTCATGCCCTCCGTCCCCATGCTGATGCCGTCGCTGATCGTGATGGTGCCGAACGTCTGCGGCATGCCGCCCGCGGTGCGGACGGCGCCGTCGGCGGCGTCCGCGAGGGTTCCGAGGCCGGCGTTGCAGGGCGTGATGGTGCTGTGGGCGTTAGCGATGCCGACGATCGGCTTGTCGAAATCGTCGTCCTCGAACCCGACCGCGCGCAACATCGCGCGGTTCGGGGCCCGCGACGTGCCCTGCGTCACGGCTCGGCTGTGGCGGTTGGCGGGGCGGGAGGGGTCGGACATGGCGGTCTCCTGTCGGGACGGACGCGGCCCCCGTGGGGCGCGGGGTCGGGGGGTCAGGGGGCGGTCGGGGCGGAGGTCGCGACGTCGAGCGCGTCGACGACGGCGTCACGGAACGCCGTCGTGCCGCGCGTCCCCCCGAGGTCGCGGGTCGGGTCGTCCGCCAGGGCGCGCCGCACGGCGGCGTCGAGGGCGTCGGCGGCGGCGGGCGCGTCGAGGGCGTGGCGCAGCATCATCGCGGCGCTCGCGAGCATCCCGACGGGGTTCACGAGGTCGTGGCCGGCGATGTCGGGGGCGCTGCCGTGCACCGGTTCGAACAGGCCGACGTCGCCGCCGAGGCTGGCGGACGGCAGCAGGCCCAGCGAACCGGGGAGGACCGCCGCGAGGTCGCTGAG encodes:
- the ispE gene encoding 4-(cytidine 5'-diphospho)-2-C-methyl-D-erythritol kinase, encoding MSGAATATVFAPGKVNLGLRVSALRGDGYHEIDTLFATVDVGDVVHVRRTGRGVHGRVVDAREAEGGDGGDAPLPDLAGGNLAADAAAAWRAAADPGGLGVEIVLEKRLPVAAGLGGGSSDAGAVLRALQALAGPDALPADALQAVAKGLGSDVPFFAAGVAAARGRGRGERLRPTDLPPRWGVLLRPPVAVSAGEAYRALGGFGPPIAWDAVLEAWAAGGTPRWRNDLQPGVGTRHAPVRAALAALRNAELGAPILSGSGATCFALAPDEAAAHRAADHLAGEHPDAWVRAVRVPAPDALRAPTLTTP
- a CDS encoding ThuA domain-containing protein, with protein sequence MSDSSPTRVLIWNEYLHEIENDGVAALYPNGIHGALAEAFEARGGFAVETATLREPDHGLSEARLADTDVLLWWGHKAHAEVSDDAARLVHEAVLSGMGLVVLHSGHMSKVFQRVLGTHGTLRWREADEKERLWNLRPDHPILEGIPEYVELAQEEMYGERFDVPEPDELLMLSWFQGGEVFRSVATWRRGLGRVVYVRPGHETYPTYHDPHVRRIVVQAGAWAAARVRQDARGCTNPASLEPVPNPGKEHIL
- the ilvD gene encoding dihydroxy-acid dehydratase, which produces MSDPSRPANRHSRAVTQGTSRAPNRAMLRAVGFEDDDFDKPIVGIANAHSTITPCNAGLGTLADAADGAVRTAGGMPQTFGTITISDGISMGTEGMKASLMSREVIADSIETVCLGQSLDGILAVGGCDKNMPGALIAMARLDLPAVFVYGGTIEPGHLDGEDLTIVSVFEAVGQHAAGRIPLETLKAVETHACPGNGSCGGMYTANSMSSVFEAMGLALPYSSTMAAEHPEKARSAAESGEVLVEAVREGRNARRMMTREAFENAIRVLMAVGGSTNAVLHLLAAARAAEVELDIDDFERLRRTTPHFADLKPSGRYVTVDLHRVGGIPLVMKMLLEAGLLHGDLPTVTGRTIAETLADVPATPPEGQDVVRPLASPKYPHGHLAILKGNLAEEGAVAKTSGLKTTRITGPARVYESEEAAMAAILEDAIREGDVVVIRNEGPRGGPGMREMLSPTSAIIGRGLGDAVGLVTDGRFSGGTYGLVVGHVAPEAAVGGTIGLLQEGDLVTIDADTNTLSVDLDDATLAARRAAWTPPAPRYVRGVMAKYARQVGSAAEGATTDEPT